In Podarcis raffonei isolate rPodRaf1 chromosome 8, rPodRaf1.pri, whole genome shotgun sequence, the genomic window TACTCAGCTACTGTGGGAATCCATTTCCCTAGCTCGGCAGGGCTCCCATCTCCCCCCATTATTCTCATCCCCATCAAGTAGGCCAGGCAAGTGAAGGATACTCCAAGGCACAGCTGGGTTTCTCCGGTTCTTCGTATAAGGCCACCAGGACTGCgggaggagaaaagagagagagggaggaaaggagagaggaggctgagTGGGAACATAGGCaacagctgccttatactgagctagACCACTCGTCCGTCTAGCACAGCATAGTCagcacagactggcagtggcagCTCTCCAGCGTTTCAGGCAAGACtggagctgggaccttctgcatgccaggcaggcGCTCTGCCTACTGAGCTCCGTCCCTGCACTCCTCCTCTTCGTCTTCCTCCTGCCCGGCTTACCTTTGGTGAGGCTGTCCATGACGCCGGACTTTTCCAGGTAGCGGCGGAACTGCTCCCTCTTGGAGTCGGCGGGCTGTAAGGGAGCGAATGAGGGAGTCAGGGGTTCGAGGGGGCTCCCGCGCTCCTCCGCCCGCCCCTCcttccatctctccctccctccttccccctccgcGGGCTCCCCACCTTGTAATTCGCCATGGGGTCCGCCGCCTGAGCCGGAAGTCAGACTGCGCCTGCGCTTCGCACCCTTTGTAAGCGACGCGGCGTCCGCGCGTCGCCATGGAGACCGGCGCTCCTCTTGCCGACGCCATCATAGACTTAGACGGGTAGACGTACACGCTCCACGTTCACTGTGGCTCCGCGGCACCCTTCTCGCACGTTGTCCTGGAGGCGGCGCCCGCCACGGGAGAAAAAGGGTGTGTGGAGGCAAAGGTCGAAAGCGGCCGAGGAGATCCCCTCTCCCCGCAGAGGCAACAGGGCAGAAGAAAGAGCAAGAGGCCACTCTATTTTTTCCTACCTCTATGGCTGTGCTGCCTCTCCCCGCAGATCCCGCCCTTCCCTGGAGGGGGAAGACAAAGGCCCCGCCCTCCAGGAGCAGCGCTCAGACGCGCAGGTCCGTGGGCGCCCGCCTGTGGCTGCCCGCGCCGCCCGAGGCCTCCTTCCGGGGCGGGGGGAGTCCTGGGCCGCCGCTTCTGCCGCTCCTCCTcgccctgccgccgccgcccttgCAGGGAGCCGAGCCTCCCGACTGGCTCCCCTCGGCGGCGGCTTGAGTCCGGCTGTGGCCGGGCTGGAAGCTCCCTTCCTGGGGGCTCTGCTGTCCCCGCTCGCTGCCGGTGCTGGAGGGCGGGGAGCCAGCCGTGCTCGGCGCCGCCGTGGCCGAGGAGACGGCGCTGCCCAAGTCCCCGCCGCTGCAGGAGCCGCGCCGGGCACCGTTGGCGGGCGGCGGCGAGCGGGACGAGGAAGAGGAGCCGGCCGTCGCTTGGGCTGCGGCGGCGCCGGGGCCGCTCTCcttggtggtggtgctgctgctgctgctccgcgtCGGGCTGCGAGGGCCGGGCGGCGGGTGGGCTTCATCGGCGGCGGGGGGTGGGCCCTGGGCGAGGCGGTCGTCCGGGCGGGGTCCCCAGGGCGGGGGGTTTGGCTGCTGGCTCAGCAGGGCGGAGCGCGGGCTGTCCCCGAGGGCCGAGGGCGAATCGCCGTAGGAGCCCGCCCggcagcgcttgcaggccaggTGGGCGACTTCCAGGCCGTTGAGGGCGAGCGACACGACGGCGATGGCTTGCATGAAGAGCAGGAAGACGGTCTTCTCGGTGGGCCGGGAGACGAAGCAGTCGACAATGTTGGGGCACGGCGGCCGGCGGCACTGGTAGAGCGGCTCCAGCTGGAAGCCGTAGAGCAGGTACTGGCCCATCATGAAGGCCACCTCCAGGGCAGAGCGCATCAGGATGTGGGCCAGGTAGGTGCACATCAGCGAGCCCCTCAAGGGCGCTTTGCTCAGGCGCTTCTGCTCCAGCTGCCGCAGCTCCTTCTCCAGCCTCCTCCGATCTTTCGCCTTCTCTGGGGCTGTCGCCTCCAGCTCAGCCCTCACTTGGGCCTTCTTCTTCTGCCGCTCCTTCTCCAGGGTCCTCAGCCTGTACAAGGCGTGGCCCATGTAGACCAAGGAGGGTGAAGAGACAAAGATCACCTGCAGGACCCAGTACCTGATGAGGGAGATGGGAAAGGCCTGGTCGTAGCAGACGTTCCTGCAGCCGGGCTGCTCCGTGTTGCAAATGAAGTCTGCTTGCTCGTCGTCCCACACATCTTCGGCCGCCACTCCAAGGACCAGCATCCGGAAGATGAAGAGGATGGTCAGCCAGATCTTGCCAATTGTGGTAGAGTGGATGTGGACTTCCTCCAAAATCCCGCCCAGGAAATTCCAGTCTCCCATGGCTATGCTGCCATTCTGACCCTAGAAACCAGAgcagaagaagaaatggaaaatggtCGTGTTTGGTGGGCACATGTTGAAAACGACAAAGGCAAAGTTGTCCCTTATCAACCAACTCCAGATGAACCTCTTCCGTCTACTCTGAATGCTTGATACTCCAGTCAGCTCTAAATAAATAGGGTCTATAAAAAGGATAAATACATATACCCATCCATTTTCTTATACCATGCATATTTTTATACACCACTATCATGTctcttcttacttgccttttctttaaaatgaaaaaggCCCAAATGTTGCAATGATccctttgataattttggttgcctcTTTCCAACTCTATAGAATCTTTTTTGAGATGagtaaccagaactgtacacagtttcAAGCGTGTTTGCACCACAGACTTGCATTACAACATGATATGGATAATTTATTTTCAATTCTTTCCTAATCATTCCAAACATGAAATTTAAATTTTTCGCTGCTGCTGCACACTGAGTCAACATCTTTTTAATTGACTACGACTCCAGGGCTTTGTTCCTGGTTAGTCCCTGCCAGTTCAGGGCCCCACAGGCATATGTGCAGTTAGGAATTTTTTGCCCTGGTGTGTATCACTTTACATTTGTTTACAttgaatttcatttgccattttactgcccattcacccagtttggaaaAATTCTTTTGGAGCTTCTTTACATCCATTACTGTTTCTAACCATTCTGAATAATTGGGTATCATCAACAAACTTTGCTACCTCACTGTTCATCTCTAACACCAGGTGATTTAGGAACAAGTTAAAAAACTGtggtcccaatactgatctttCGGGATGCTTTCTACATCCCTCCATTGGGAGCCttaaaattccattttgaaaagtAGAATACTTTGAGCCTCCAACTTTCTAACAAAGATTGAAAGATATCTCTACTTGTACAAAAACTACATGAGTCTCTACCAATATCTTCAGTCATTTGCAAGAGGTAGTTGCATATAATGCACTATACATTAATTTGCATCTTGACCACAATTCAGATTTTCAGATTTTGCAAGCTTTGCTCCCTGGAAGAAGCTGGTGgcttcttgtattttgtttcacTATTTTAATAGTGCACATACCTTTTCAGTTGAAAACAAATTCTGAAAGCCCAGTGGATTCTTGCAACTAGTTCACCTTCTGTATATTCCATAGGCATTACAAAACGGTAcgggtttttttttcttcttgggaAAAAATGGAATGCAAGGACATAAATCAATCAGTCCTTTGCAGCCGCAGTTGCTTTTCAAAATTTCATTAGAAGCAAAATGATAATCAAGCTGTAAAAGCAAAAACCCCAGAATTGAAGAGATCAACCCTTGTGCCTTTGTgcagtttatttttcttcttggATTTTCTGGTCCATCACAATTGCCATAGGCAAAAGGAAATAATCATCCAGGCTATGTTCAaataactgacctcccctcccagTTCTGGATAACAGGCTGGCAGGCTGCATCTCTTACCACCTTATTGGTACCAAGGTTGGTGTGAGCCATGGCTCTTCTTTTTATTCCATATCCAGAAACAGGTAGCAAGAAACCCATAATCCACGTTAAGGCCATATATTAGGCCAACCAGCATGTCACAAAACTGTGTGCGATCCTATTGAGCTCTCCGGAACTCTTCATCACATGAGATGGTGAACAAAACAAGAGGCGGGAAACAGCTGGCAGGCACTGAAACCGTGGGGTGGAGCCTGCATTTTGTCACAGGGTGGAAagtgggcaggggaaagagatgttCGCATGAGGCTCTGCAGAGTTCATGTTGCCTTTGCTGTAGGGAAAAAGTTTCCCTGTGCCCTGCAGCAAAAGCTGTTGAATAATGATGGCTGGAATGTTATATAGAGAGGAAGATATTCTGGCAGGACCAAATGTGGGCCAAGGAGACCAGTTTCAAATATTATCTTCTCCAAATAACAAGGTGGGGGTGCATCTTGGAGTCATCAAGGTTTTTTGAACCTTTAAATAGTTGGTGTTTAACtgcttttactgataatttcatagttttgttgtaaactgctttcaggttatgttttttgttgtttttttgcaatcaaacagtatataaatcttatgaATTAAGTAAGTAGTGTGAGCACCTTCAATTGAGCCCAAAAATGAACTGGCAGCCcttttggaccagttgaagtttcctagttgtcttcaagggcagccatacattacagtaatccaatctggaggtAACCAGAGCATGGAGTATTGTGGCGAAGTCGTCTCTGTCCGAAAGGAGCCATAGCTGGTGAACCAGCTGTAGATGGGAACCAGCACTCCTAGCCATCAAGGCAGTCTGCACTTCGAGGGACAATGTAGAATAATAATGTTTCTATAGTGCTTTAAAGTGTCTAAAAAACTCCACATGCTTCAAATCCTTCCAGTTCTCAGAAGATCTGAGCATTGGGGGGTGGAGAAAACTTTGTTCCAGGCCCAAAAGGCACTACATACTGCTGTAAGCCTGCAGCTGTGTTACCCTGAGCCCctggaaaggaagggaaattaTGCTGTCTCTGTTTCTTTCCAGGCAGGTTCCCACAAAGTTACCTGGGAATAAAATGCAGTctcaaacacacatacacccatGCCCTGCCTGCAGCCTCTGGGAACAGTTTGTGTTTGCTGCATCACAGCAGGCACAGCAAGGAGTAGCCTGCAAAGGCAGATCAGCTGCTGGCTGATTTGTCCTTGGCTGCCTCCATCAGGTACCCCACTCACCTTCCACAGAAGAAAGGCCCATCACCTGAAAGGAACAACAAACCCCATTTGTTTTAATTGGGAGTAATTATTGATTAATAGGGTAATTAATTGAAGTACCAATTGCAGTTGTGAAATTGATGTTCAATTCACAGCAGAAAACTCTGGGACCAAAGGAGTGGGTGTTTTTTATGTTGGGTCTCAGGTGGGCTAGCCTGCCTGGTTCTTATGCAAGGTTTGCCTTCAGTGAAATGGGTTCTTGCCAGTAGTTTACTTTGTTTAGAGCAGGcatcggccctccagctgttttgggactacaattcccatcatccctgaccactggtcctgttagctagggatgatgggagttgtagccccaaaacagctggaggctgagtttggggatgcctggtttagagcATGCCAATAGAGTTAAGGGCCTAGTCCCATGAGATGTCCTGGCGACAGAAAATCCAGTTGACACCCTGGCAGCCTCCTCAGAGGGTAGGCTCCTATACTGTACAGGCTAGGCTAGCTTGGCAGACTTATCCCACCATTTACTGCTTGTTTCTTCACATGGCAGATAACTAAGGCAGTGTCTTTTCTTTCACCCTCTGGAGTCCTCTCCTTGGAGCCTGTGCATTCTTTTCTTTGAAACAGGAGGCAAGCAATATGCATCTACGCAGCTTCTAAATGGGCAGGGCCCAAAGTCCAAGCAAGAAGGCTGTTGCTTTCTGGAAGAGAACAATAACTAAACACATTGCCAATATTTAAATCAGTTTGCTAGCTTGCTTCTTTTCACTGGTATTGAGCAGTCCTGGGCGATCAGAATtagacaggcacacacacaataatggcatacaaaaataattagcTGGTTTCCAATTACTAGCAAGCCATGAGCACCTGTAATTCCTCCCGCCTTATTTATTTGCACAATTTAAGGAACATATTGCAGAGGACAAGCAAACAACCAGATGGAGAGAGCTCCCAGCAGTGGATCAATATCATGTTCTGGCATTGAGTAGCAATCAATCGGTCACGTCCGATTTCATAGTTAAATGAAACGAGGCCCCAGCGCAGTCAAATCCTCTGTGCCAGCCTCTCCTTCACCACAGGCCTTTCAGCAGCTGATTTCTCCCGTTTTTTAAATGCAACTGAAGTTGGTCCATTGAAGgactctcttcccccaccctatTCCTTGAAATACCTACTTCTATTATGTTTGCTGAATAATTCTACTGGATCTGGCCTCTCCTTGCCATTCCAGAAAACAGATGTTCCCTGTTTTAGTATCTGTTTGCAGAGAGTCAGGAACCACTTTTTGAGGTACAGTGAGGGACAGTTATAGCTCGGGGGTATGCAGagggcccaggttcaatccccaataccTCCAGCCTGAGATTAACCTTATTGGCCAAGAACAGCTCAGGAGACAGAgctgaatgcattttaaaaagaatctcAGGGTAGTTGCTGCACAAAAGTGGCTGGCTGGGGTAAAGG contains:
- the GJA9 gene encoding gap junction alpha-9 protein, producing MGDWNFLGGILEEVHIHSTTIGKIWLTILFIFRMLVLGVAAEDVWDDEQADFICNTEQPGCRNVCYDQAFPISLIRYWVLQVIFVSSPSLVYMGHALYRLRTLEKERQKKKAQVRAELEATAPEKAKDRRRLEKELRQLEQKRLSKAPLRGSLMCTYLAHILMRSALEVAFMMGQYLLYGFQLEPLYQCRRPPCPNIVDCFVSRPTEKTVFLLFMQAIAVVSLALNGLEVAHLACKRCRAGSYGDSPSALGDSPRSALLSQQPNPPPWGPRPDDRLAQGPPPAADEAHPPPGPRSPTRSSSSSTTTKESGPGAAAAQATAGSSSSSRSPPPANGARRGSCSGGDLGSAVSSATAAPSTAGSPPSSTGSERGQQSPQEGSFQPGHSRTQAAAEGSQSGGSAPCKGGGGRARRSGRSGGPGLPPPRKEASGGAGSHRRAPTDLRV